A single Pararhizobium sp. A13 DNA region contains:
- a CDS encoding GSCFA domain-containing protein — MADVDPVGRFTLKIGPQTRVATAGSCFAQHIARHLKASGFNYYVGEAGHPLISEEIRTAHNYGTFSGRYGNIYTARQLRQLIERVEGQFSPVEAPWIEADGTVRDPFRPAVQPGNFTSVAEMEADRRMHLKAVKRMFETLDVFVFTLGLTECWRSREDGAVFPLCPGVEGGTFDPDRYEFYNQSVSEVIADMESVVAYVARVNPNAQIVLTVSPVPLMATAAADEHVLTATTYSKSVLRVAAQALKDSHQSVHYFPSFEIITGAYNRGRYYAEDLRNVTEEGVSHVMRLFLKHAATVEAEAPRQADALEPNPSAFELAAARFVEVECEEAALDRG; from the coding sequence ATGGCGGATGTCGATCCGGTGGGCAGGTTTACGCTGAAAATCGGCCCGCAAACGCGCGTCGCCACAGCGGGCAGCTGTTTTGCCCAGCACATCGCCCGTCACCTCAAGGCTTCAGGTTTCAACTACTACGTGGGGGAAGCGGGGCACCCATTGATCTCTGAGGAAATCAGGACTGCGCACAATTACGGCACATTCTCAGGGCGATACGGAAATATCTATACCGCCAGACAATTGAGGCAGTTGATCGAGCGCGTCGAAGGACAATTCAGCCCGGTCGAGGCGCCGTGGATCGAAGCGGACGGCACCGTGCGTGACCCCTTTCGGCCTGCAGTCCAGCCGGGCAACTTCACCTCGGTTGCCGAAATGGAAGCAGACCGACGGATGCATCTCAAAGCAGTCAAGCGGATGTTTGAGACGCTGGACGTTTTCGTATTCACCCTCGGGCTGACGGAATGCTGGCGCTCCCGCGAAGACGGAGCCGTGTTTCCCCTCTGCCCAGGCGTCGAGGGCGGCACTTTCGATCCGGACCGTTATGAATTCTACAATCAATCGGTTAGTGAAGTGATTGCGGACATGGAAAGCGTGGTCGCCTATGTCGCCCGAGTCAATCCGAATGCACAAATCGTGTTGACCGTCTCGCCGGTGCCGCTGATGGCAACGGCCGCTGCCGACGAACATGTGTTGACGGCAACCACGTACTCGAAATCCGTGCTTCGCGTTGCGGCGCAGGCACTGAAGGATTCCCATCAGAGCGTTCACTATTTCCCGTCTTTTGAGATAATTACGGGCGCCTACAATCGCGGGCGCTACTACGCCGAGGACCTGCGCAACGTGACGGAGGAAGGTGTATCGCATGTGATGCGCCTGTTCCTGAAACATGCGGCCACTGTGGAGGCCGAAGCGCCGCGTCAGGCGGATGCTCTGGAACCCAATCCTTCGGCGTTCGAACTGGCGGCCGCCCGGTTTGTCGAAGTCGAATGCGAAGAAGCGGCGCTGGACCGGGGATAG
- a CDS encoding class I SAM-dependent methyltransferase, protein MDYPTFYSKFSGSYRTKHLNSPFDTVFKRTTANKRSYFLHSKTTIPAEFMRMEPWEGEYLFMLAARAKIGIVEVGRFNGGSLFLMASANDKVPLHSVDIAPQNDKLLKSLLAENAIGSNANIIVGDSQNTKYGEIGPIDLLFIDGDHSYEGCTKDLENWFEKVVPGGHIVLHDCYHGCPVLDSVLDFAANHPVRFVNSPYIGAQHWLVPTGSMVHLVKTA, encoded by the coding sequence ATGGACTACCCGACTTTTTACTCCAAGTTCAGCGGTTCATATCGAACTAAGCACCTGAATTCACCCTTCGATACGGTTTTCAAGAGGACGACGGCCAACAAGCGCTCCTACTTCTTGCATTCCAAGACGACAATTCCGGCCGAATTCATGCGGATGGAACCTTGGGAAGGCGAATATCTGTTCATGCTGGCGGCTCGCGCCAAGATTGGCATTGTCGAGGTCGGCCGCTTTAATGGGGGGAGCCTGTTTCTGATGGCGAGCGCCAACGACAAGGTGCCGCTTCATTCCGTCGATATTGCCCCTCAAAATGATAAACTGTTAAAATCCTTGCTCGCCGAAAACGCTATCGGGAGCAACGCAAACATCATTGTCGGAGACTCGCAGAATACAAAGTATGGCGAGATTGGTCCTATTGATCTCCTTTTCATCGATGGCGACCATAGTTACGAGGGTTGCACAAAAGATCTGGAGAACTGGTTCGAGAAGGTCGTTCCGGGCGGCCACATCGTTCTCCATGATTGCTACCACGGATGTCCCGTGCTGGACTCAGTGCTGGATTTTGCTGCAAACCATCCAGTGCGTTTCGTCAACTCTCCCTACATCGGAGCCCAACACTGGCTGGTACCAACGGGCTCGATGGTCCATCTCGTTAAGACGGCTTGA
- a CDS encoding sulfotransferase domain-containing protein, with translation MEITTAAPVLLASYPKSGNTWFRFILFHLYHQRMPVNSIELDDFINSKIGERKQVKFKKTHACFTHTASLGIPISGVINIVRHPLDVLQSSLNYALLTGEKPDSIELDTWKRDWIERYVDHLGHPAWRAEPYFSASWAENVTGWLKQDRFPILMLKYEDALVDPNDCVEKIVEFLGLKIDSELIARCVTETNFERLKEFENAELRKAKEEGKSVGRFSSGARLQMSEQGVRFFNKGKNGSYRDVLPLDLLQKAESAFAPAASAVGYFTCQV, from the coding sequence TTGGAAATTACCACGGCCGCCCCTGTATTATTGGCCTCCTACCCAAAATCCGGAAATACATGGTTTAGATTCATCCTGTTTCATCTCTATCATCAACGTATGCCCGTGAACTCCATTGAGCTTGATGACTTCATCAATTCGAAGATCGGCGAAAGGAAACAGGTAAAATTTAAGAAGACGCACGCTTGCTTCACTCATACCGCTTCCCTCGGCATACCCATCAGCGGCGTCATTAATATCGTGCGCCATCCATTGGATGTACTTCAGTCTTCCCTAAATTATGCGCTATTGACCGGAGAAAAGCCTGACTCGATCGAACTGGATACGTGGAAGCGCGACTGGATTGAACGCTATGTGGACCATTTGGGACATCCGGCTTGGAGGGCAGAGCCATATTTCTCGGCGAGTTGGGCGGAAAACGTGACGGGCTGGTTAAAGCAAGACAGATTCCCGATCTTGATGCTGAAGTACGAGGATGCACTCGTAGATCCGAATGATTGCGTAGAAAAAATAGTTGAGTTTCTGGGACTTAAAATCGATTCTGAATTGATCGCGAGATGCGTCACCGAAACCAATTTCGAACGCCTAAAGGAATTCGAGAACGCAGAATTGAGGAAAGCCAAAGAAGAAGGGAAGTCCGTTGGCCGCTTTTCCAGCGGCGCCCGCCTCCAGATGTCGGAGCAAGGTGTGCGCTTCTTCAACAAGGGAAAAAACGGGAGCTACAGAGACGTTCTGCCATTGGACCTCCTTCAAAAGGCTGAAAGCGCATTTGCACCCGCGGCCAGCGCCGTTGGTTACTTCACCTGTCAAGTTTGA
- a CDS encoding transposase, whose protein sequence is MDIYTDSHRDNRLEIVDTGRRRRFSKEIKLRIVAESLLEPGLCATTARRHGISRSQLYEWRKLARAGKLGDIEAIDAVEGFIPAVITTEPLASQASSSSNEGRIEVVALNGRRVIVDSAVDVDALLRIMRGLETLR, encoded by the coding sequence ATGGACATCTATACTGACAGTCATCGTGATAACCGCCTTGAGATCGTCGACACTGGTCGGCGTCGCCGTTTCAGCAAAGAGATAAAGCTACGGATCGTAGCGGAGAGCCTTTTGGAGCCGGGATTGTGCGCAACGACGGCGCGGCGACATGGGATTTCTCGATCGCAGCTCTATGAATGGCGCAAGCTGGCGCGTGCGGGCAAGCTGGGCGACATTGAAGCGATTGACGCAGTTGAGGGGTTTATCCCGGCCGTTATCACGACGGAGCCGTTAGCGAGCCAGGCAAGCTCATCATCAAACGAAGGTCGCATCGAGGTTGTTGCGTTAAACGGCAGGCGGGTGATCGTGGATAGCGCCGTTGATGTCGATGCGCTGCTTCGGATCATGCGCGGACTGGAAACGCTGCGATGA
- the tnpB gene encoding IS66 family insertion sequence element accessory protein TnpB (TnpB, as the term is used for proteins encoded by IS66 family insertion elements, is considered an accessory protein, since TnpC, encoded by a neighboring gene, is a DDE family transposase.) yields MISLPSGQNVRVWIATGYTDMRCGFPSLALRVQEVLKLSPLDGNLFVFRGRSGSLIKVIWSDGQGSCLFTKKLDRGRFLWPSAEGGAVAISPAQLSSTGAIRRKHGVRRRLDSIIALKILGESDRMAS; encoded by the coding sequence ATGATCTCGCTTCCCTCCGGTCAAAATGTGCGGGTGTGGATTGCGACCGGCTATACCGACATGCGCTGTGGGTTTCCATCCCTTGCGCTGCGGGTGCAGGAGGTCTTGAAACTGAGCCCGCTGGATGGAAATCTTTTCGTTTTTCGAGGGCGTAGCGGATCGCTCATAAAAGTGATCTGGAGCGATGGCCAGGGCAGTTGCCTGTTTACAAAGAAATTGGACCGAGGCCGGTTCCTCTGGCCTTCCGCCGAAGGTGGCGCGGTGGCGATCTCGCCTGCGCAACTGTCGTCGACTGGCGCAATCCGCAGGAAACATGGCGTCCGACGAAGGTTGGATAGCATTATTGCATTGAAAATATTGGGTGAATCTGATCGAATGGCTTCATGA
- a CDS encoding IS66 family transposase, whose amino-acid sequence MTSKPVDLPGDLASAYLALLSEREMLQAERDVVVAERDLIVAERDMAVAQAANAQAMLSDSEALIASLELAIEKLKRELRGQRSERTARLIDQMELQLEELVMAATEDEVAAQAAAAKASSVRSFTRKRPVRKPWPEDIERERVVIDSPATCACCGGSRLSKLGEDVTETLEEISRRFKVIETVREKFTCRDCEAITQPPAPFHATPRGFIGPHLLATILFDKFGMHSPLNRQSTRFKCEGIELSTSTLADQVGFGTAALMPVFDLIEKHVFAAERLHGDDTTIPIQAKDKCTTGRIWTYVCDDRPYAGVTAPAAIYYASSDRRGEHPQKHLAGYGGILQSDCYNGFEPLSVAEKKAVPITFAFCHAHARRKFFELADIQKSARDRKRRGKPISPIALEAVQRYDALFEIERQINGLSAEERLAARQEKSKPLFDDMHEWLKRERATLSRSSEVIEPIDYMLKRWDGFARFLDDGRICLTNNAAERALRGIALGRRNWTFAGSQRGADRAAIMLTFITTCRLNDVDPKAWLADVFARIADLPASRLHKLLPWEWKRLRQAENPASQQAA is encoded by the coding sequence ATGACTTCGAAGCCTGTCGATCTTCCCGGGGACCTTGCGAGCGCCTATCTGGCGCTGCTTTCCGAGCGTGAGATGTTGCAGGCTGAACGCGATGTCGTTGTTGCCGAACGCGATCTCATCGTCGCCGAGAGGGACATGGCTGTGGCGCAAGCTGCCAATGCGCAGGCCATGTTGTCCGACAGCGAGGCCCTGATCGCCAGTCTGGAACTGGCGATCGAAAAGCTGAAGCGCGAACTCCGCGGCCAGAGATCCGAGCGCACGGCGCGCCTGATCGACCAGATGGAATTGCAGCTCGAAGAGCTGGTGATGGCGGCGACGGAGGATGAGGTTGCGGCGCAGGCGGCTGCCGCCAAGGCCTCGAGCGTGCGTTCGTTCACGCGCAAACGGCCGGTCCGGAAGCCCTGGCCGGAGGATATCGAGCGCGAGCGTGTGGTCATCGATTCTCCAGCCACCTGTGCATGTTGCGGCGGGTCGCGCCTGTCGAAACTGGGGGAAGACGTTACCGAGACGCTGGAGGAGATTTCGCGCCGGTTCAAAGTGATCGAGACGGTGCGGGAGAAATTTACCTGCCGTGACTGCGAGGCGATTACCCAGCCGCCGGCGCCGTTCCATGCCACGCCGCGCGGCTTCATCGGCCCTCATCTGCTGGCGACGATCCTGTTCGACAAGTTCGGAATGCATAGCCCGCTCAACCGCCAGAGCACCCGGTTCAAATGCGAAGGCATCGAGCTTTCGACCTCGACGCTGGCCGATCAGGTCGGGTTTGGTACAGCCGCGCTCATGCCGGTCTTCGATCTGATCGAGAAGCATGTCTTTGCGGCCGAGCGCCTTCACGGCGATGACACCACCATTCCCATTCAGGCCAAAGACAAATGCACGACCGGGCGCATATGGACTTACGTATGCGATGACCGCCCCTATGCAGGTGTGACAGCGCCGGCGGCGATCTACTATGCTTCAAGCGACCGCCGCGGTGAGCACCCGCAGAAACACCTAGCCGGGTATGGCGGCATTCTGCAGAGCGATTGCTACAATGGCTTCGAGCCGCTCAGTGTCGCCGAGAAGAAAGCGGTGCCGATCACCTTTGCCTTTTGCCATGCGCATGCGCGGCGTAAATTCTTTGAACTGGCCGATATCCAGAAAAGTGCGCGTGACCGCAAACGGAGAGGCAAGCCGATCTCGCCGATCGCATTGGAGGCCGTCCAACGGTACGATGCGCTGTTCGAGATCGAGCGCCAGATCAATGGATTGAGCGCCGAAGAACGACTGGCCGCGCGGCAGGAAAAGAGCAAGCCGCTGTTCGATGACATGCACGAGTGGCTGAAACGGGAGCGTGCTACGCTCAGCAGATCGTCCGAGGTGATCGAGCCGATCGACTATATGCTGAAGCGCTGGGATGGTTTTGCCCGTTTCCTTGACGATGGCCGGATTTGCCTCACGAACAATGCCGCCGAGCGGGCGCTGAGAGGTATTGCCCTCGGTCGCCGCAACTGGACCTTCGCCGGTTCCCAGCGTGGGGCAGATCGTGCCGCCATCATGCTCACCTTCATCACGACCTGTCGCCTCAACGACGTCGACCCAAAGGCATGGCTTGCCGATGTGTTCGCCCGCATCGCTGATCTTCCCGCCTCCCGCCTGCACAAACTACTTCCCTGGGAATGGAAAAGACTGCGGCAGGCCGAGAACCCGGCCTCTCAGCAGGCTGCCTGA
- a CDS encoding glycosyltransferase: MSNPCVILLVNLLQDVNILRPLAYIAARDLGLDTRFLLTRDFDKRDKGGRWQAEIAEIAETIGASIDFVENEGHALQILQGLAGVIVAASESNLSGHRIVHNIFRLKPPSFIAITLQHGFECVGFLQSRDHDLAHGREITFAADIVCGWCEPERLTALAPSQRNKLCVTGPTAVLQQPPRQERKPVGIVCENLHSARLNIAGDFKADFVSLFGQFCEALEQDDKRVVLRPHPGGQYVIKNDVSLPQNVILNNNPIYKVNLSRYAYGISAPSSVLIDMVLAGIPTAVWREGTGIMDADNYQGLTTVSDLASWLEFEREALAHPERFVERQAGFLEQLTILTDRAEVYRRFAELLWSAARRVAPALRLPPAPADAERRILFVANGYIPTLQLSFVKPLAPLVEAGKIETEFLTEAQIKDNFGPSRRDEDVQPWLDEKLKSFKPTLIVFCRYSGPYAAYLTDRARENGIPVIFHIDDDLLNIPAELGEAKHAYHNHPKRLATVRHLLEVPDLVYCSTAPLKARLETLGATAPVKAGEVYASGNVFIEPTARPVTKIGYMGFDHAHDLETVLPALVRFLRKHRHIRFELFGSIPKPAALEEFGNRISIVQPVRNYEEFLIHFSKLNWDIGICPLARTPFNLVKANTKWVEYTSIGIATIATSDTVYDACCADGCGILADTEEEWLEAMERLANDPALRYAQVRKAQDKLTNEYSTDNLRDQVLAFFTEAEALKRTRVNKAS; the protein is encoded by the coding sequence ATGTCAAACCCTTGCGTCATCCTGCTCGTCAACCTGCTTCAAGATGTCAATATTTTGCGCCCTCTCGCCTATATTGCCGCGCGGGATCTCGGGCTTGATACACGTTTTCTGCTCACGCGTGATTTCGACAAGCGGGACAAGGGTGGTCGCTGGCAAGCGGAAATTGCCGAAATCGCTGAGACGATCGGCGCCTCGATCGATTTTGTGGAGAACGAGGGCCATGCCTTGCAGATATTGCAGGGCCTTGCTGGCGTGATCGTGGCCGCCAGCGAATCCAATCTTTCCGGCCACCGCATCGTCCATAACATCTTCCGCCTGAAACCTCCTTCGTTCATCGCAATCACCCTGCAGCATGGTTTCGAATGTGTTGGCTTCCTGCAGAGCCGCGATCACGATCTCGCTCATGGCCGCGAGATCACATTTGCGGCGGATATCGTTTGCGGTTGGTGCGAACCGGAGCGCCTGACGGCGCTTGCCCCCTCCCAGCGCAACAAGCTTTGCGTGACAGGTCCGACAGCTGTGCTGCAGCAGCCTCCGCGGCAAGAGCGCAAGCCCGTAGGGATAGTCTGCGAGAACCTGCATTCCGCCAGGCTCAACATCGCAGGCGATTTCAAGGCCGATTTCGTCAGCTTGTTCGGACAGTTCTGCGAGGCTCTTGAACAAGACGACAAGCGTGTGGTTCTGCGTCCGCATCCCGGCGGTCAGTATGTGATAAAGAACGATGTTTCCTTGCCGCAGAACGTGATTCTAAACAATAATCCCATCTACAAGGTGAATTTGTCCCGCTACGCCTATGGCATATCGGCGCCGTCCTCAGTCCTGATCGATATGGTGCTGGCCGGTATACCGACTGCCGTCTGGCGGGAGGGAACCGGTATCATGGATGCGGACAACTATCAGGGACTGACAACCGTCAGCGACCTCGCGAGCTGGCTTGAATTTGAAAGGGAAGCCTTGGCTCATCCCGAGCGCTTCGTCGAACGGCAGGCTGGTTTTCTGGAGCAGCTAACGATTCTTACTGATCGCGCAGAAGTCTATAGACGTTTTGCCGAGCTTCTCTGGTCGGCAGCCCGTCGGGTCGCGCCTGCTCTTCGCCTGCCGCCAGCGCCGGCCGACGCTGAGCGACGTATCCTCTTTGTTGCCAATGGCTACATTCCGACGCTACAACTCAGTTTTGTGAAGCCGCTGGCGCCCTTGGTCGAGGCCGGGAAGATCGAGACCGAGTTTCTTACCGAAGCGCAAATAAAAGATAATTTCGGACCGAGCCGGCGCGACGAGGACGTTCAGCCTTGGCTAGACGAGAAACTGAAGTCTTTCAAACCGACATTGATCGTGTTTTGTCGCTACAGCGGTCCATATGCAGCCTATCTTACAGACCGTGCGCGCGAAAATGGCATTCCCGTCATCTTCCATATCGACGATGATCTTTTGAATATCCCCGCCGAGCTTGGTGAGGCCAAGCACGCTTATCATAATCATCCGAAACGTCTGGCGACGGTTCGCCATTTGCTCGAGGTGCCGGATCTGGTTTACTGCTCGACCGCGCCGTTGAAAGCCCGCCTGGAAACTCTCGGCGCAACGGCACCTGTGAAGGCAGGTGAGGTCTATGCGTCGGGTAATGTCTTCATAGAGCCGACCGCAAGGCCGGTGACCAAGATCGGGTACATGGGTTTCGATCATGCCCATGATCTGGAAACGGTTCTGCCGGCCCTCGTTCGTTTCCTGCGCAAGCATCGGCACATAAGGTTTGAATTGTTCGGCTCCATTCCCAAACCAGCCGCGCTGGAGGAGTTCGGCAACCGAATCAGCATCGTTCAGCCCGTACGAAACTATGAAGAATTCCTCATCCATTTTTCGAAGCTGAACTGGGACATCGGAATCTGCCCCCTAGCAAGGACTCCCTTCAACCTCGTCAAGGCAAACACGAAGTGGGTGGAATATACATCCATAGGTATCGCGACGATAGCGACGTCCGATACGGTGTATGACGCTTGTTGCGCCGATGGCTGCGGTATTCTCGCCGATACGGAAGAGGAGTGGTTGGAAGCCATGGAGCGTTTGGCGAACGATCCCGCTTTACGTTATGCGCAGGTGAGGAAGGCTCAGGATAAATTAACGAATGAGTATTCCACGGATAATCTGCGTGACCAGGTCCTCGCGTTCTTCACCGAAGCGGAAGCACTAAAACGAACCCGCGTCAACAAAGCGTCATAG